In Candida orthopsilosis Co 90-125, chromosome 4 draft sequence, a single genomic region encodes these proteins:
- a CDS encoding Gea2 ARF GTP/GDP exchange factor gives MELDHNGISNGDGTSKWKDGYAISIDPITLAVNECMIMVSAMRRSNRWSSGGVSSLFNAGDFFGRKDDDDTFSDSLDISSILNNHNSNYEKSVEANSMGGSMAKHSQGNPLLSSFLQLRSILLESKDIFDIDSLTILQPFLLVIKSSSTSGFVTGIALNSISKFITYGVVSTKSKNLQNSLIQIVSSLTHCRFEAAEQSSDDAVLLRVLRLLEKLMESSLAILLPDDSVSEIVQTSLSLACNKKRSEVLRRGAEMSLASITVVIFSRLRDIEPDKEIAIDLQTNFSDTKLPEDTIGGTLLAENIQANASQEQIAVNKELQEEQTLENKLEPSFGIKCINEFLGILVSIISPSNQYQHMESTRVFALSLINTAVEVAGSQISKHLSLLTMIADPVSKHILQIITTTESSALLKPALQLFSTVSIVLGKELKPQFELSMILISRSILPKQKDSKKDHARNGNLQSRSPIAKELLLESLSLLWSRSPTFFTELFVEYDCDFDKSNLSVDTIKFLCQLSLPESALNTTVNVPPLCLEGILHFLNGVNERSKTFSLDKEKLSENNHIKKKLKKSAFIKCTEVINKNPKEGIKLLATENFISDEKDVGEVGNFFFTKAGRLDKKVLGEFLAKPSNSDLLQHFIKLFDFEGLRVDEALRVLLKTFRLPGESQQIERIVETFAQVYIACQKDGLHENKSATSPDHEDTTKSEGDKSEAVKPDKDSVFILSYSIIMLNTDLHNPQVKRQMLLDDYKRNLRGTYNGKDFPDWYLAKIYSSIKDREIIMPEEHHGTEKWFDDVWHNLISTQDFTQSGHVNLENTSICEFDKELFRSVFNDIVNMIMTIYKEASDDHVLTRLMSSLDKIFNICLAYDMEEAIDELTCKLVESSNLSKTILQKVYVDDNIRPEIPITQIKIEGRKGDLFVSDLAVWFGRNFKAQLAAVMLFRLIKKTNCRITDSWSKVIEVVMNLFENCLIDPNIFLEFQKKIQLGPLPKVPPVFKIQKAKALNNSGLLSTFSSFLKGYSDDPPEPTDIEVESTISTMDCLKSLNVPSIFAIISKSESANLRKFINLLLSALPDYSEDVKRVYESETLFIFETCVCFCLLLNDEHLQHIVLRKLKNHKLSGLGELRIIAYKLLLLRYCKDEEELIATVKHAGSVDRDIASKHGTQIVSPLMSLTDEDSWCCKILLKEESYWNTMRFYGSLQAYAFDIVPFLEALIKSSKQEITPENFLPILGLLDEVSSLGAIGSQYECESAHSAVKNSDDSYYREVVALSKKTIDLTFSLAVMSKEEKFQKQDLFYSTVQALAHQCFNPCREVREYSVKSLSATVLSFEANDRVTFSGIFDYGLFPLLAELTKSEVFQGGANGFDKTFNEIFRLLCKVFLKQIDKSDADTIGKVWVELLNCTERFYLANSMSLTPEMTESSSESLKNLLLVLQTNGFLSKSNPEIVQTTKEKVQKLFPHLSEELHVHVDANLSPAEQ, from the coding sequence ATGGAGTTAGATCATAACGGTATTTCAAACGGGGATGGGACCTCGAAATGGAAGGACGGCTATGCCATAAGCATTGATCCTATCACACTTGCAGTCAATGAATGCATGATTATGGTATCGGCGATGAGGCGATCAAACAGGTGGTCATCAGGAGGGGTTTCTTCATTGTTCAATGCAGGAGACTTTTTTGGAAGGAAAGACGATGACGACACTTTTTCTGATAGCTTGGACATATCGTCCATTctcaacaatcacaattCAAACTACGAAAAGAGTGTTGAGGCTAATAGCATGGGTGGAAGCATGGCCAAGCACCTGCAGGGAAATCCACTACTTTCGTCATTTCTACAGCTACGCTCCATTCTATTGGAATCTAAGGACATTTTTGACATTGACAGTTTGACCATCCTTCAACCGTTCTTGCTAGTTATAAAGTCATCCTCCACGTCAGGATTTGTTACGGGAATTGCATTGaactcaatttcaaaatttatcaCTTATGGTGTCGTATCGACAAAGTCAAAGAATTTGCAGAATTCTTTGATCCAAATCGTATCCTCACTTACCCACTGTCGTTTTGAAGCGGCAGAACAAAGTTCTGATGATGCCGTTTTGTTGAGGGTATTGCgtttgttggaaaaattaATGGAAAGTTCCCTCGCAATTTTACTTCCTGACGATAGCGTGTCAGAAATTGTGCAGACTTCCTTATCTTTAGCATGcaacaaaaagagaagcGAAGTTTTAAGAAGGGGTGCAGAGATGTCCTTAGCTTCGATCACTGTGGTAATATTCAGTAGACTTAGAGACATTGAGCCTGACAAAGAGATTGCCATTGATCTTCAGACAAACTTTTCGGATACAAAACTTCCCGAAGATACTATCGGTGGTACACTCTTAGCTGAGAATATTCAAGCAAATGCCTCTCAAGAGCAAATTGCTGTCAATAAGGAGCTCCAAGAAGAACAAACGTTGGAAAACAAGTTGGAACCCTCATTTGGAATTAAATGCATCAATGAATTTCTCGGAATCTTGGTGTCAATCATATCCCCATCCAATCAATACCAGCATATGGAGAGTACAAGAGTATTTGCTTTGTCGCTAATCAATACAGCTGTTGAAGTTGCCGGGTCGCAAATATCGAAACACTTGTCTTTGTTAACTATGATAGCTGATCCAGTGTCAAAACacattttacaaattatCACTACGACCGAGTCATCGGCGTTATTGAAACCTGCACTTCAGTTATTTTCTACAGTTTCCATTGTTTTAGGGAAAGAATTAAAACCACAATTTGAGCTTTCcatgatattgatttcaagGTCCATTTTGCCCAAGCAAAAAGACAGTAAGAAGGACCACGCAAGAAACGGTAATCTACAAAGCCGATCTCCAATTGCGAAGGAACTACTTTTGGAGTCTTTGAGTTTGCTATGGTCACGTAGTCCCACGTTCTTCACCGAACTTTTCGTTGAGTACGATTGTGACTTTGATAAATCGAATCTTTCAGTAGACACAATTAAGTTCCTATGTCAATTATCATTGCCAGAATCGGCACTCAATACCACGGTGAATGTTCCTCCTTTATGTCTAGAAGGAATCTTGCATTTTTTAAATGGAGTAAATGAAAGATCGAAAACATTTTCCTTAGACAAGGAAAAATTGTCCGAAAATAACCACATCAAGAAGAAGTTAAAGAAAAGCGCATTCATCAAGTGCACTGAAGTGATCAATAAAAACCCTAAGGAGGGTATCAAACTCTTGGCAACGGAGAATTTTATCAGCgatgaaaaagatgttGGCGAAGTTGgtaattttttctttacaaAAGCTGGAAGATTAGACAAGAAAGTTCTAGGTGAATTTTTAGCCAAGCCTTCCAACTCAGATCTCCTTCAacattttatcaaattgttcGATTTTGAAGGCTTGAGGGTTGATGAAGCACTTAGGgtcttgttgaaaacgTTTAGGCTTCCTGGGGAATCCCAACAAATTGAACGAATTGTTGAAACGTTTGCCCAAGTTTACATCGCGTGCCAGAAAGATGGTTTGCATGAAAACAAATCGGCCACGTCCCCTGACCATGAAGACACTACTAAACTGGAAGGAGATAAATCAGAAGCAGTAAAACCAGATAAAGATTCTGTTTTTATACTATCCTATTCTATCATTATGCTAAACACCGATTTGCATAATCCACAAGTTAAACGCCAGATGCTCTTGGACGATTATAAACGAAACTTAAGAGGTACATACAATGGGAAAGATTTCCCTGATTGGTACCTTGCCAAAATATACCTGTCCATAAAAGATCGCGAAATCATCATGCCTGAAGAGCATCATGGGACTGAGAAATGGTTTGATGATGTCTGGcataatttgatttcaacgCAAGATTTCACCCAAAGTGGACATGTGAATTTAGAAAATACCTCCATATGTGAATTCGACAAGGAGTTGTTCAGGTCAGTATTTAATGATATCGTCAACATGATTATGACCATCTATAAAGAAGCTTCTGATGATCATGTATTAACGAGATTGATGTCATCATTggataaaattttcaatatatgCTTGGCGTACGACATGGAAGAAGCGATAGATGAATTAACATGCAAATTGGTTGAGTCTAGCAATTTATCAAAGACAATATTGCAAAAGGTTTATGTTGATGACAACATTCGTCCTGAAATTCCCATCACTCAAATTAAAATCGAGGGAAGGAAAGGTGACTTATTTGTGAGTGATTTGGCAGTATGGTTTGGACGTAATTTCAAAGCGCAATTGGCAGCTGTGATGTTATTTAGATTGATCAAGAAAACAAACTGCAGAATAACTGATTCGTGGAGCAAGGTGATCGAGGTTGTGATGAACTTGTTTGagaattgtttgattgatCCCAACATTTTTTTGGAGTTTCAGAAAAAGATTCAACTTGGGCCATTGCCAAAGGTCCCTCCTGTTTTTAAGATccaaaaagcaaaagctTTAAACAATTCTGGTCTCTTGTCGACCTTCTCGTCGTTTCTCAAAGGATACTCTGATGATCCACCTGAACCCACAGACATTGAGGTTGAATCAACGATATCAACTATGGACTGTTTAAAGTCATTAAATGTTCCCAGTATATTTGCAATCATTTCCAAAAGTGAACTGGCTAATTTGCGCAAGTTTATAAACTTGTTGCTTTCAGCACTTCCTGATTATTCTGAAGATGTCAAGAGAGTGTATGAGTCGGAAACTTTATTTATTTTCGAAACTTGCgtttgcttttgtttgttgttgaatgatgaacATTTACAGCATATTGTTTTAAGAAAACTCAAAAACCACAAATTGAGCGGTCTCGGTGAATTGAGAATCATTGCTTACAAATTACTTTTATTGCGATACTgtaaagatgaagaggagCTAATTGCTACCGTGAAACATGCTGGATCTGTGGACAGAGATATTGCAAGTAAACATGGGACACAAATCGTGCTGCCTTTGATGTCGTTAACGGATGAAGACTCCTGGTGTTGTAAGATATTGCTCAAAGAAGAGTCCTACTGGAACACCATGCGATTTTACGGGTCTTTGCAAGCTTACGCCTTTGATATAGTTCCTTTTCTTGAAGCGCTCATTAAAAGTTCTAAGCAGGAAATAACACCAGAGAATTTTCTTCCTATTTTGGGGCTTTTGGATGAGGTTTCTTCCTTAGGTGCGATCGGGTCGCAATACGAATGTGAAAGTGCACACTCCGCTGTTAAAAATTCTGATGATCTGTACTACAGAGAGGTAGTTGCACTTTCcaagaaaacaattgatttaacTTTTTCCCTAGCAGTAATGctgaaagaagaaaaatttcaaaaacagGATTTGTTCTACTCAACGGTGCAAGCATTGGCTCATCAATGTTTCAACCCATGCAGGGAAGTTAGGGAGTATTCAGTGAAGAGTCTTTCTGCGACGGTTTTATCCTTTGAAGCTAATGATAGAGTAACATTTAGTGGTATTTTCGACTATGGTCTTTTCCCTTTGTTAGCTGAATTAACTAAGTCCGAGGTATTTCAGGGCGGAGCCAATGGGTTTGATAAAACATTCAATGAGATATTTCGCCTTCTTTGCAAGGTGTTTTTGAAGCAGATTGACAAGTCGGATGCTGATACCATTGGAAAAGTGTGGGTAGAACTTTTGAATTGTACTGAGAGATTCTATCTTGCTAACTCGATGTCCTTGACCCCTGAAATGACAGAATCTAGCTCAGAGAGCttgaaaaacttgttgttggttttgcAAACGAATGGGTTTTTATCAAAGAGTAACCCTGAAATTGTAcaaaccaccaaagaaaaagtaCAGAAATTATTTCCTCATCTAAGTGAGGAGCTACATGTTCATGTTGATGCAAATTTGAGTCCGGCTGAACAGTGA
- a CDS encoding Csc25 guanyl-nucleotide exchange factor: protein MSNNPSFDEIAPDAISPGDTHTGRGDQLQPIDTVIALHDFPGSQESHLSLTLGDTVYVLAKSATGWWDGVIFDNDDELRRGWFPNTYVRSVNYVQPVLKKMKDNKELDSITAANTAANVLIPSFTSLLQKNLLDSEKNSPSSATRKNSVVSFASSETSIPSDSKNTTQQQQQQQGLKSSDIDSLPKRPSFSQSMSQETQTSHSDMSSLQKLHSSSLTNTEELTLTSSEEAEYLSEEYRTRNNTAVTWLPRSTTSGDFVFYCQQLNIYCESLPLLSFDPLSFPPNLEFPDAENIENVLAVNLAGAQKSGHSIAPREDSITPSFDSIKRDSNSSLSTQSTNASYHNFSKPLFAMDGLFYRHGSDVTKWSILRQEIDSSLELLMKALLKPKRAMFTTHYLRLNKLVAIICASSRLDSDDYANGQFESTVRRKLRTICHTMSHLYLNCLLHLNDYENGEFSQDLVRLHSATPVQEEYNLYKTQQQSSEAIDTTTHVESDEAKSTFERIEADVSLLKKCTNSFIDIFIKLTEDKIVSSRDYDSSDISDEEGEERADVLPQTLPRFLLGEFNGGNWCNPFFVPKNNFLNASGNELKNKHHTKVLLDHQVLESVSRYSAEMIKLGEEACNILETQVPTIGGENFIEERNSQILRLIYRFLHHSSSMVDLMESFDFTVFCLVKTDEFREGKELTKINKSFNALSLEGHRHSTDLNLMFDYPIVLDFFQFKQEFHILVSHIIMATQSLSIGKVGPLYKDLDNEDLLFYDKDILKDDNEKTAMLLSTVLLGRAEKVYNQENADSEDVLSDLLQDSISACTSVVEITQKLIEERETILNYATRVMHNEFDVQLLLMERNNTLSSERSEEHSYYSGGQVSAKDVPWYLQGDYEGDLLLDVKGNIKGGTKEALIAHLTHHDMFDSQFNTAFLLTFATMMPLGELIRLLIERFGIEPPEGLGFEEYNNWIVRKQNPIRLRVMNIMKLLIEKNWSPSYFNESAIKRWLSFAESEAVQSFSIGRLLSNELKNLLAGKIYTVERQPVIRNTKPPAPLTRGSTFVKKTKLLDIDYVELARQLTLREFKMYCAISKFSCLAKVWGKKSGLNESIESITKFIKYSNQLTNFVAYMILRKSDPKKRVQVIRYFIQVAEKCRQYNNFSSMTAIISALYSSPVHRLKKTWNFASADSLTLLKNMNKLMNSSRNFNEYRDVLKFIGSEPCVPFFGVFLSDLTFVFHGNPDYLLNRTRMVNFAKRAKTCDIVSGIDRFKNAGYNFLEVVEIQKYLDTWFEKCPSIEEQYQLSLALEKKN from the coding sequence ATGTCTAATAATccatcatttgatgaaatagCTCCGGATGCCATATCCCCCGGGGATACACACACGGGCAGAGGAGATCAACTACAACCCATAGATACAGTTATTGCATTACACGATTTTCCTGGGTCACAGGAGTCGCATTTGTCATTGACCTTGGGTGATACTGTTTATGTTTTAGCCAAGTCCGCCACTGGTTGGTGGGATGGCGtaatttttgataatgacGATGAGCTACGTAGAGGATGGTTTCCTAATACCTATGTTAGGTCAGTGAACTATGTTCAACCCGTACTCAAAAAGATGAAGGACaataaagaattggattcaataACGGCAGCCAACACAGCCGCAAATGTCTTGATCCCTTCATTTACAAGCCTCTTGCAAAAGAATCTTTTGGATTCGGAAAAGAATTCCCCATCGAGTGCTACTCGTAAAAATTCAGTTGTCAGCTTTGCTAGCTCAGAGACGAGTATCCCGTCCGATTCGAAGAATACgactcaacaacaacaacaacagcaagGACTCAAAAGTTCGGATATAGACAGCTTACCAAAGCGCCCGTCATTTAGCCAAAGCATGAGTCAAGAGACTCAAACGTCTCACAGTGACATGAGCTCTTTGCAAAAGCTTCACCTGTCTTCCTTGACTAACACGGAAGAATTAACGCTTACGAGTCTGGAAGAAGCAGAATACTTGTCAGAAGAGTACAGGACCAGGAATAACACAGCCGTGACTTGGTTACCTCGCTCTACTACGTCGGGAGATTTTGTTTTCtattgtcaacaattgaacatCTACTGTGAATCGTTACCATTGTTGTCTTTTGATCCATTAAGTTTTCCTCCAAATTTAGAGTTCCCCGACGCTGAGAATATCGAGAATGTCTTGGCTGTAAACTTAGCTGGCGCTCAAAAGTCGGGCCATTCGATAGCACCAAGGGAGGATTCTATCACTCCTTCTTTTGACTCGATAAAGAGGGACTCTAACTCATCATTGAGCACCCAGAGTACAAATGCGTCGTACCATAATTTCAGCAAGCCACTCTTTGCTATGGATGGGTTGTTCTACAGGCATGGATCAGATGTAACTAAGTGGTCAATTTTGAGACAGGAGATTGACTCTTCGCTcgagttgttgatgaaggcACTTCTAAAACCAAAGAGAGCAATGTTTACCACCCACTACTTGCGATTGAACAAGTTGGTAGCCATAATATGCGCATCTTCAAGACTTGATCTGGATGATTACGCAAACGGTCAGTTTGAAAGTACGGTTAGGAGGAAGCTCAGAACCATCTGCCACACCATGTCCCATTTGTACTTGAACTGTCTTTTGCATCTAAATGACTATGAGAATGGAGAGTTTTCTCAGGACTTGGTACGCCTCCATTCTGCCACTCCTGTACAGGAAGAGTATAATCTATATAAAACACAGCAACAATCTTCAGAAGCCATAGATACTACAACCCATGTGGAGAGTGATGAGGCGAAATCAACATTTGAGCGAATAGAAGCTGATGTGCTGCTTTTAAAAAAATGCACGAATAGTTTTATTGACATATTCATAAAGTTGACCGAGGATAAAATAGTGCTGTCAAGAGACTACGATTCTTCTGATATTTCTGATGAGGAAGGTGAAGAACGGGCAGATGTGTTACCCCAGACTTTACCACGATTCCTTTTAGGAGAATTTAATGGTGGTAATTGGTGCAATCCGTTTTTTGTTCCCAAgaataattttttgaatgCTAGTGGAAATGAACTCAAGAACAAACACCACACTAAAGTGTTACTTGATCACCAAGTGTTGGAGTCAGTCTCCCGCTATCTGGCGGAAATGATCAAACTTGGGGAAGAGGCATGTAATATTCTTGAAACACAGGTGCCGACAATTGGTGGCGAGAATTTCATAGAGGAGCGGAATTCCCAAATTTTGCGACTAATTTACagatttcttcatcattcaagTTCCATGGTTGACCTTATGGAATCTTTTGACTTCACGGTATTTTGTTTGGTAAAAACAGATGAATTTAGAGAGGGAAAGGAGCTcacaaaaataaacaaatccTTCAATGCCTTGTCACTAGAGGGTCACCGTCACAGCACTGATCTCAATCTAATGTTTGATTATCCAATTGTGTTGGATTTTTTCCAGTTTAAACAGGAGTTTCATATATTGGTTCTGCACATAATTATGGCAACTCAATCGTTATCTATTGGTAAAGTTGGTCCATTATACAAAGATTTAGATAACGAAGACCTTTTATTTTATGATAAGGACATTTTGAAAGACGATAATGAGAAAACAGCCATGTTATTGTCGACTGTTCTTCTTGGACGAGCTGAGAAAGTAtacaatcaagaaaatgcCGATTCTGAAGATGTTCTATCGGACCTTTTACAAGATAGTATTAGTGCATGTACtagtgttgttgaaattactcaaaaattgattgaggaAAGGGAAACGATTTTGAATTATGCTACACGAGTCATGCACAATGAATTTGACGTGCAGTTGTTATTAATGGAAAGAAATAATACTTTGTCTTCAGAAAGACTGGAGGAACACTCTTATTATAGTGGTGGCCAAGTTAGTGCGAAAGATGTTCCATGGTATTTACAAGGTGACTATGAAGGTGATTTGTTATTGGATGTGAAGGGAAATATCAAGGGAGGTACAAAGGAAGCTTTGATAGCACATTTGACCCACCATGATATGTTTGATAGTCAATTCAATACGGCATTTTTATTGACTTTTGCCACCATGATGCCATTGGGAGAGTTGATTAGACTATTGATTGAACGTTTTGGTATTGAGCCACCTGAAGGATTGGGGTTTGAAGAGTATAATAACTGGATTGTACGGAAGCAAAATCCAATTAGACTTCGTGTAATGAATataatgaagttgttgattgaaaaaaattggtcCCCTTCATACTTCAATGAGTCTGCAATCAAAAGATGGTTAAGTTTTGCTGAATCGGAAGCAGTTCAATCGTTTTCCATTGGACGGTTGTTGTCAAATGAATTAAAGAATCTTTTAGCGGGAAAGATCTATACAGTTGAGAGGCAACCTGTGATACGTAACACAAAACCACCAGCTCCTTTAACTAGAGGTTCAACATTTGTGAAAAAGACAAAGTTACTTGATATTGATTATGTTGAACTTGCTAGACAATTAACTTTAAGAGAGTTTAAAATGTATTGTgccatttccaaattttcatGTTTAGCTAAAGTATGGGGTAAGAAATCTGGTTTAAATGAAAGTATTGAGAGTATtaccaaatttatcaaatattcgaatcaattgacaaatttcGTTGCATATATGATTTTAAGGAAATCCGACCCAAAGAAACGAGTTCAAGTAATTCGTTATTTTATTCAAGTTGCTGAAAAATGTCGTCAATataacaatttttcatcaatgacGGCAATTATTTCAGCACTTTATTCATCACCAGTTCATAGATTGAAAAAGACGTGGAATTTTGCTAGTGCTGATTCATTaacattattgaaaaacatgaataaattgatgaattcgAGTCGAAATTTCAATGAGTATCGTGATGTTTTAAAATTCATTGGATCTGAGCCATGTGTTCCATTTTTTGGAGTGTTTTTATCTGATTTGACATTTGTTTTCCATGGTAATCCAGATTATTTACTTAATAGAACGAGAATGGTTAATTTTGCTAAGCGAGCCAAAACTTGTGATATTGTTTCTGGTATTGATCGATTCAAGAATGCTGGTTATAATTTTTTAGAAGTTGTTGAGATTCAAAAGTATCTTGATACgtggtttgaaaaatgtcCTTCTATTGAAgaacaatatcaattgtCTTTGGCtttggagaagaaaaacTAG
- a CDS encoding Ura3 orotidine-5'-phosphate decarboxylase (enzyme of pyrimidine biosynthesis) produces the protein MVTSKSYRERSESTTSPVTSRLFQMMESKESNLCASVDVRSTKELLSLVDKLGPFICLVKTHIDIIDDFSYEDTIIPLLELSKKHNFMIFEDRKFADIGNTVKNQYTGGVYKIAKWADLTNAHGVTGEGIVKGLKEGANETTNEPRGLLMLAELSSKGSLAYGEYSKKTVEIAKTDKEFVMGFIAQNYMGGTDEGFDWVIMTPGVGLDDKGDNLGQQYRSVDEVVSNGTDVIIVGRGLFGKGRDPVVEGKRYKEAGWNAYLKRVGSK, from the coding sequence ATGGTGACATCCAAATCCTATCGTGAAAGGTCGGAGTCAACAACCTCTCCGGTCACAAGCCGgttgtttcaaatgatggaaCTGAAAGAATCGAATTTATGTGCATCAGTGGATGTAAGAAGTACTAAGGAACTTTTGTCATTAGTGGACAAGCTTGGCCCTTTCATATGCTTGGTCAAAACGCATATCGACATCATTGATGACTTCTCATACGAAGATACAATTATTCCTCTACTTGAGCTTTCAAAGAAGCATAATTTTATGATATTTGAGGACAGAAAGTTTGCTGATATTGGAAACACTGTAAAGAATCAGTACACTGGGGGAGTTTATAAGATTGCAAAATGGGCAGATTTAACAAATGCGCATGGTGTCACCGGAGAAGGAATAGTAAAAGGGTTGAAGGAGGGGGCTAATGAAACCACGAACGAACCCAGAGGATTATTGATGTTAGCAGAACTTTCGTCTAAGGGTTCTTTAGCATATGGTGAATATTCCAAAAAAACAGTAGAAATTGCCAAAACTGACAAAGAATTTGTGATGGGTTTCATTGCTCAAAACTATATGGGAGGCACCGACGAGGGTTTCGATTGGGTAATTATGACTCCAGGTGTTGGTTTAGATGATAAAGGTGACAATTTGGGCCAGCAGTACCGGtctgttgatgaagttgtatCCAATGGCACAGATGTCATAATTGTTGGTCGCGGTttatttggaaaaggaagGGACCCTGTTGTTGAAGGTAAAAGATACAAAGAGGCTGGATGGAATGCATATTTGAAGAGAGTGGGTAGCAAGTAA
- a CDS encoding Pep8 protein (protein similar to S. cerevisiae Pep8p, which is involved in retrograde transport), whose amino-acid sequence MSIFFKTPLEIEIRLENEESRKHAEIKNPHGRIDKLPIYMDGESVKGVVTLFTKEGKRVEHQGVKVQLLGAIETNNDGLSSSNFLSLATELAAPGQLVHSESYPFEFRNVEKQYESYRGKNARLRYYVKVTVLRKSNAEINREKELWVYQYTNNSSREEVIKQDTVRSSMQAAPKQKDTTNGVKMDVGIEDCLHIEFEYSKSRFSLKDVIIGRIYFLLVRLKIKHMELSLIRRETVGSSPKQITDSETVVRFEIMDGAPVKGETIPIRLFLSGFDLTPTYKDVNKKFSVRTYLSLVLIDEDARRYFKQSEIYLYRDA is encoded by the coding sequence ATGTccatttttttcaaaacaccaTTGGAAATAGAAATCAGGTTGGAGAATGAAGAAAGTCGGAAACATGCGGAGATCAAGAACCCGCATGGCCGAATTGACAAGCTACCTATTTACATGGACGGTGAATCTGTAAAGGGAGTTGTCACCTTGtttacaaaagaaggtAAGAGGGTGGAACACCAAGGGGTAAAGGTACAACTTTTGGGGGCAATAGAGACCAACAACGACGGgttatcatcttcaaacttTCTATCACTAGCAACCGAATTGGCTGCGCCGGGCCAACTAGTACATTCCGAGTCATACCCCTTTGAGTTTAGAAACgttgaaaaacaatacGAGAGTTACCGGGGTAAAAATGCTCGATTGAGATATTATGTGAAGGTTACAGTTTTGAGAAAGTCAAATGCTGAAATCAATAGGGAAAAAGAGCTCTGGGTTTATCAGTATACGAATAATTCCTCTCGTGAGGAGGTGATTAAACAAGACACCGTTCGCAGCTCGATGCAAGCAgcaccaaaacaaaaggaCACCACTAATGGCGTTAAGATGGATGTGGGAATAGAGGATTGCTTAcatattgaatttgaatacTCGAAATCTCGTTTCTCTTTGAAGGATGTAATTATTGGGAGAATCTATTTTTTGCTCGTACGgttaaaaataaaacataTGGAATTATCATTGATAAGAAGAGAGACTGTTGGTTCTAGTCCAAAACAAATAACCGATAGTGAAACGGTAGTTCGGTTTGAGATTATGGATGGTGCGCCAGTTAAAGGAGAAACAATTCCAATCCGACTCTTTTTGAGTGGGTTTGATCTCACACCAACTTATAAAGATGTGAACAAGAAGTTTTCGGTTAGAACGTATCTTTCCTTAGTCTTGATAGATGAGGATGCAAGGAGATATTTCAAACAGAGCGAAATATATCTCTACCGTGATGCTTAG